From the Streptomyces sp. NBC_01216 genome, the window GCAAGGCGGTGTGGGGCGCGGGGTGTTGAAGCGGGGCCGGCGGGTATCCGGACGGCCGTGTGCGGAGCGCCGGGCATCCTCCCGGGAGGGTGTCGACGAGATGTGGCGGGTCGGTCGGCGGGTGCGGCTCGGTGCGGCGTGCGCAGGAGCCGGTCGTGAGGTGCGCGGGCCGCGCGGTGCGGACCCGCAGTGTCCGGAACGCGACACCCCGGGTCCGGAAGCCGGGGCGGCCGGCCGGGGGCGCGACGTCCGGAAGCCGACGCTCCGCGTCCGGGGGCCGGTGTTCGGGAACCCGGTGTGCCGGAGTCCGCGACTGTGCCCGAAACGGTGCTTCCGTCACCCTTGGGGGCGGGTGCCGGGAGGTGTGGCGCCGTGCTCCGGGATCACGCCCCCGGTGACTCCCGGTGACGGTGACGGCCCCGGTCACCTTCTCGATCCGGCCTCGGTCGGCCGCCCTGCCCTCCGCTCGTCCGGCCTCCTGGTTCGCGGCGGTCTCCGCGGTGGCCGTGCGGCGCAGCACGGCCCGGATGGGAGTGTGCCGTCGCGGTCCGGCGGGCGGAGAACGGAAAAGAAACCGGAAGAACGTGGAAACAAGCGGAAGGCAAGGGACCGGGGGAGGAGGGGCGTGGAAGCGGGGAGGCGCGGAGGGGGACGTCGGGAGACGGTGGTGCGGTCAGGCCGCGCCGCCACCCGGGACGTTGTCCGCGTCCTTGGCCGTGACCTCGCGGAGCAGGCAGGTCAGCCGGGCCGAGCAGACCCGCTTGTCCTGGTCGTCCGTGATCACGATCTCGTAGGTGGCCGTGGAACGACCGCGGTGGACCGGGGTCGCGACCCCGGTGACCAGTCCGCTGCGGACGCCGCGGTGGTGGGTGCAGTTGAGATCCACTCCCACGGCGATCTTGGAGACGCCGCCGTGCAGCATCGAGCCGATCGACCCCAGTGTCTCGGCGAGCACGGCGGACGCGCCGCCGTGCAGCAGGCCGTAGGGCTGGGTGTTGCCCTCCACCGGCATCGTGCCGACGACCCGCTCGGCGGACGCCTCGACGATCTGCACGCTCATCCGGTTGCCGAGGTGCCCGGCGGAGAAGAGCGCCTGCAGGTCGACGCCGAGGGCGGCGTACTCGGCGAGGACCTCCTGCGGGAACTTCACGTGCTGCTGCTCACCCATCGGCCCGGCTCCGTTCGTCTTCGTACGGCTTCTGATACGGCTGCCCTGCCGGCCAGCGCGCCCGCCTGAGCGAACGCTTAGACGGACTGTGATTGTTCCAGACGCACGATCACGGACTTGCTGGCGGGGGTGTTGCTGACGTCCGCGGTCGACTCCAGCGGTACCAGGACGTTGGTCTCCGGGTAGTACGCCGCCGCGCAGCCCCGCGCCGTCGGGTAGTGCACGACCCGGAATCCGGGTGCCCGTCGCTCGCTGCCGTCCGTCCACTCGCTGACCAGGTCCGTGTAGGCCCCGTCCGCCAGGCCCAGCGCCGCCGCGTCCTCCGGGTGCACCAGGACGACGCGCCGGCCGCCCCGGATGCCGCGGTAGCGGTCGTCGAGACCGTAGATCGTGGTGTTGTACTGGTCGTGCGAGCGCAGGGTCTGCAACAGCAGCCGGCCCTCGGGCACGACGGGGTACTCGACCGGCGCGGCGGTGAAGTTGGCCTTGCCGGTGGCCGTGGGGAAGCGGCGTTCGTCGCGCGGCGCGTGCGGCAGGGCGAAGCCGCCCGGGTGCGCGGCGAGCCGGGCGTTGAAGTCGGAGAAGCCGGGGACCACGCGGGCGATGCGGTCGCGGATCGTGGCGTAGTCCCGCTCGAACTCCTCCCACGGCGTGGCCGAGGCGGCGCCGAGCACCGCGCGGGCCATGCGGGCCACGATGGCCGGCTCGGACAGGAGGTGAGGGCTCGCCGGCGGCAGGTTCCCGCGCGAGGCGTGCACGAGCCCCATGGAGTCCTCGACCGTCACGAACTGACGGCCGCCGCGCTGGACGTCCTTGTCGGTGCGGCCCAGCGTGGGCAGGATCAGCGCCCGGGTGCCGGTGACCGCGTGCGAGCGGTTCAGCTTGGTCGAGACGTGCACCGTCAGCCGGGCCCGCCGCATCGCCGCCTCGGTGACCTCCGTGTCGGGCGTGGCCCCCACGAAGTTGCCGCCCATCGCGAAGAAGACCTTCGCCTCGCCGTCGCGCAGGGCCTGGATCGAGCGCACCACGTCGAAACCGTGACGGCGCGGCGACACGATCCCGAACTCCTGGTCCAGCGCGTCCAGGAAGGCGGGAGCGGGACGCTCGAAGATCCCCATCGTGCGGTCGCCCTGCACGTTGGAGTGACCGCGGACCGGGCACACACCGGCGCCGGGCCGCCCGATGTCGCCGCGCAGCAGGAGGAAGTTGACCACCTCGCGGATGGTGGGCACGGAATGCTTGTGCTGGGTGAGTCCCATCGCCCAGCAGACGATCGTCCGCCGCGAGGCGAGCACCATCTCCAGGGCCCGCTCGATCTCCCCGCGGTCCAGACCGGTCGCGGCGAGCGTCTCGTCCCAGTCCGCGGCGCGGGCGGCCGTGGCGAAGTCCTCGTATCCGTGGGTGTGCGCGCGGACGAACTCCTCGTCGACCGCCCCCTCCGTCTCCAGGATCAGCCGGTTGAGCAGACGGAACAGAGCCTGGTCGCCGCCGATGCGGATCTGCAGGAAGAGGTCGGTGAGCGCGGCTCCGCTGATCATCCCCCGCGGGGTCTGCGGGTTCTTGAACCGCTCGAGGCCCGCTTCGGGCAGCGGGTTCACCGAGATGATCCGGGCTCCGGCCGCCTTGGCCTTCTCCAGCGCCGAGAGCATCCGCGGATGGTTCGTGCCCGGGTTCTGCCCGGCCACGATGATCAGGTCGGCCTGGTGGAGGTCCTCCAGCGAGACGCTGCCCTTGCCGACGCCGATCGTCTCGTTGAGCGCGGAGCCGGACGACTCGTGGCACATGTTCGAGCAGTCCGGCAGGTTGTTCGTGCCGAACTCGCGGGCGAAGAGCTGCAGCAGGAACGCGGCCTCGTTGCTCGTGCGCCCCGACGTGTAGAAGAGCGCCTCGTCCGGGGAGGCGAGCGCCCCCAGCTCCTCGGCGATGATCGCGAAGGCACGCTCCCAGCTGACCGGCTCGTACCGGTCCGCGCCCTCCGGCAGGTACGCCGGTTCGGTGATCCGGCCCTGCTGCCCCAGCCAGTAGCCGCTGCGGTCCACCAGGTCGGACAGCGGGTGCGCGGCGAAGAACGCGGGAGTGACCCGGCGCAGGGTCGCCTCCTCGGCGACGGCCTTCGCCCCGTTCTCGCAGAACTCCGCCACGTGCCGCTCGTCGCCCTCCGGCCAGGCGCAGCCCGGGCAGTCGAAGCCGTCCTTCTGGTTGACCTTGCGGAGGGTCCGCGCGGTGCGCCGCACACCCATCTGCGCCTGCGCGATCCTGAGGGTGTGGCCGATGGCGGGCAGCCCGGCCGCGGCGTGCTGCGGCGCCCCGACCTGTGGGGCGTCCTGGACCGGGTCGCCGGCGGGCGGCTTGCTGACCATCGCGCTCTCCCTTGAGCGTCCGTGCGGTGACGTACCCCCCGATCCTGTCACGCGTGACCGACAAAGCTCCACGTAAGGTCGGTGTGGAGGGGATTGTCAGCGGTCCGTGGCAGGATCGACCCGTGGCCGAGACAGCATCGAAGAAGACCGCAGACCCCCGTCCCCGCCTGCTCCTCATGGACGGGCACTCCCTCGCGTACCGGGCTTTCTTCGCACTGCCCGCGGAGAACTTCACCACCGCGACGGGGCAGCCGACCAACGCCATCTACGGCTTCGCGTCGATGCTGGCGAACACGCTCCGCGACGAGGCGCCCACGCACTTCGCGGTCGCGTTCGACGTGTCCCGCAAGACATGGCGCTCCGAGGAGTTCCCGGAGTACAAGGCGAACCGTTCCAAGACCCCGGACGAGTTCAAGGGGCAGGTGGAGCTGATCGGCGAGCTGCTCGACGCCATGCACGTGGAGCGCTTCGCGGTCGAGGGCTTCGAGGCGGACGACGTGATCGCCACGCTCGCCACGCGGG encodes:
- a CDS encoding FdhF/YdeP family oxidoreductase; the encoded protein is MVSKPPAGDPVQDAPQVGAPQHAAAGLPAIGHTLRIAQAQMGVRRTARTLRKVNQKDGFDCPGCAWPEGDERHVAEFCENGAKAVAEEATLRRVTPAFFAAHPLSDLVDRSGYWLGQQGRITEPAYLPEGADRYEPVSWERAFAIIAEELGALASPDEALFYTSGRTSNEAAFLLQLFAREFGTNNLPDCSNMCHESSGSALNETIGVGKGSVSLEDLHQADLIIVAGQNPGTNHPRMLSALEKAKAAGARIISVNPLPEAGLERFKNPQTPRGMISGAALTDLFLQIRIGGDQALFRLLNRLILETEGAVDEEFVRAHTHGYEDFATAARAADWDETLAATGLDRGEIERALEMVLASRRTIVCWAMGLTQHKHSVPTIREVVNFLLLRGDIGRPGAGVCPVRGHSNVQGDRTMGIFERPAPAFLDALDQEFGIVSPRRHGFDVVRSIQALRDGEAKVFFAMGGNFVGATPDTEVTEAAMRRARLTVHVSTKLNRSHAVTGTRALILPTLGRTDKDVQRGGRQFVTVEDSMGLVHASRGNLPPASPHLLSEPAIVARMARAVLGAASATPWEEFERDYATIRDRIARVVPGFSDFNARLAAHPGGFALPHAPRDERRFPTATGKANFTAAPVEYPVVPEGRLLLQTLRSHDQYNTTIYGLDDRYRGIRGGRRVVLVHPEDAAALGLADGAYTDLVSEWTDGSERRAPGFRVVHYPTARGCAAAYYPETNVLVPLESTADVSNTPASKSVIVRLEQSQSV
- a CDS encoding PaaI family thioesterase, with translation MGEQQHVKFPQEVLAEYAALGVDLQALFSAGHLGNRMSVQIVEASAERVVGTMPVEGNTQPYGLLHGGASAVLAETLGSIGSMLHGGVSKIAVGVDLNCTHHRGVRSGLVTGVATPVHRGRSTATYEIVITDDQDKRVCSARLTCLLREVTAKDADNVPGGGAA